The Synchiropus splendidus isolate RoL2022-P1 chromosome 5, RoL_Sspl_1.0, whole genome shotgun sequence DNA window TAAGAGAGTTCAGCACGAGTGCCGGTGATCTTTGAACAAGCTTATCTTTCAGTCCATGTAAGGGAATGCtcccaaaacaaagatggcaccACTGATGTTCCGGGATGCTTTCTGGGTAAGTTAGTCTTTGACTAAATATACTGAAATATTTTCAGAAAAGTGAGCGAATGAGATGAAGACTACAGTCATGATATAGAACTTTTACGTTGCACTGAATGAGCTTCAATATTCAACACACAGAATCAGCATCAGTTAAAGTCGTTCTATTGAGGGACAAGTCAGCAACTTAGTTCTGCATTTCAAACCATAATTTGAAGGAAGGAAATGTTGCAAGAGCTGAATGGTTCAACTGTTTTTCGGTTGGTGAAGGGGCCTGATTTGACCTGCCACGCCGGCTACCAAGCTTTGACTCAACGGCTGCGAGACGGGCGACAAATGTGCAAAGATGTGGAGGaccttctgaaaatgaggtagCGAAGGAGGAACACACCCTGCAGAGTTGAGTCTGTGTAGTCAGAATTGGACCCTGTTCGAAGGAGACCGCGACTCAAGTGGATGAGAACCGTCAATTGGGTTTCCAAAGTTCGCGGCTGCAAGTTAACAGTGTTTCCGCCACAGGGCTGCGGCGGAGGAGAAATATGGGAAGGAACTGGTGACGATCGCTCGTAAGGCTGGAGGACACACGGAGATCTGGTAAATATAGAAACAAGCCAATTGCAGCTACAAATACTAACGCAATTTcatcatcatattccctccctccttgttgagatgaagtcacatGCGATGCCAAACGCTCGCATTTTCCCACAAACAGGCTTGCGATTCAGattcccatgattgaaatgttttataGACAGAgctaaaaagcagaactcactagtgcagcatGCAGTCACCCAAACAATGCACATGGCTGACCACGAAATCTATGTCTCTCCACcctatttctgacactctacatcccgaccctgtggaagaCATCCGCAGTTACTGTTTTAAATGGTTGTATTAATGAGCTTCTGAGCAACTccggacacacacatacacacacaaacattccccacctttccCTCTCAGATTCAGCCAATCCAAACGTCCATCTGTCTCCGCCTTCTTGAGGAGCTTTTAACAAAACAATGAGCTCTCACTACACGCTGCCAGGCAGGAAACTACTCATGGAACATCaccataaaaatatatattttgtgtacctgacttattttatcatcatttttttatataacttctaaatctatgtatttattttgtgcatgtgggttctttgcacttgaaatactcattTTTGCAACTAaagcatattttgttgtttttttttacaaactaaTTTGCAAAGCGCCTTATTTACCATCATGTTGTTGCAGAACCATAAATGACTGcaattttcaatttaaaaaaaggaataaatcaGACCCAAATCCAGGCTTTTTTGGCCGcaacaatttttaaaaagtcagcGAAATCCTGAATGGACTGTCTAAGTAAGGTACAGACAGTAAACTTGTTTTAAACTCCACTGCCTTCCCTCTGCAGCACATTGAAAGCCTCATTTGAAGAACTCAAAACCCGTGAGTCGCACAGTTTTCACCCTGCAGCTGCCCACATGTCTGTTCTAACAACGAACGTTTCTGCCTACAGAACTGGAGAGCATCGGAAACTATCACGTGGAGCTCTCGGAAGCCCTgagagaggaggtgaagaagatcgAGGCGTTCAGGGAACGACAGaaagagcagaggaagaaggtgaaggGCCCGTTTTGTTTGACGTCTCCAGGACAAGACAAGAGGGAAAGGTTTCAACTGTCAAGTAATACCGTCACCATTGCATCACATTTGTcctgtatttttaaatgttgctgGACTTGTCCTCCTTGCTAAAACCACCCATGATAGCATGATGATGCAGTGTCAGAAAGTGGAGATGATGAAAGTCAACATTTAATATTGAAACTGAAAATCTGACTCATGTTCATGGGTGAAATGACTGACAGAGAAAGATATTGCCGACAGCACTTGAGTGGTGTCAAATGACACCTCAAATCCTACAAAACTACATGGGAGGGACAAAAATATCCTCACTGACAGAGACTCAGAGCTGCAGTTATATAAGACTTTTTGGACTCTCAATCCATTTTTCACACATTAAAGTCCTGTGAATGAGTGACACATTAGGGGACTGTCACAGACTTATTGTCACCTTATTTGGTTCCGCACACTTTCCAGGAAGTTGGCCTTCTTGAAAACCTCAACTCAATATAACTCGAACAAAGACAGGTGGCTTTCATGCAAATTTCGCCCGACCTTAGATGCAGTTTACAGCAGCGAGTGACAAAACTTTGCGTTAAAGAATGGACAGTAACAGTAAAGCAGTCgcttattaataataattgttttgaTAATACCATTGAAGAGATGAAAAAACCCTTCCTGTTTTTGACCGAGGTGTTGAAGTCTGAGGAAGTTAAGTCACTCACACACTTCACATACGTTGTCACAATTGTTTTAATGAATAGTAAACTCCACTCCAACTTTGTTGTTCAAAGACaatgtaatatattatattattaatttcAAGCAAAGCCTCAAACTGAACTTTTAATTTACTTCTTTGTTTTCCCAAAAGTTCGAAAGCATCATGGAGAAAATCCAGAAGAACAAAGTGTCTCTGTTCAAGAAAACCATGGAGGTGAACCAAACCTTCATAATTCAACTGCATCAGTTTGAGGTTGACCAGAAATCTTTTCACCCTTTCAGTCCAAAAAATACTATGAGCAGCGATGCAGAGAGGCAGACGACGCGGAGCAGGGAGCTGAGAGGAACGCAACGTCAGTCAAACACGCTGAGAAGGTACAAGTCTGATTCTACTGCAGAGAGTATGAGGATAGCATTTTCTGAAAGTCTTAAAATTATGGGGAAATTCTGAGACAAGAATGGTCGCTTTTCAGAAGCCATTAAATTCATGCGGATATTCAGGCACCGCCTTTCAAAAGCTGCACGTGTCCGTGACTCACCAGTGACTTCAGCTGGCTTCAGTTCTTACACCTCCTCAAGCACTCCTGAAATACTTCctagaaaaaaataagaaagctATAAGTGGCGGCTGTAAGCAGGggtacaacaacaaaaaaaatctgcgaGACATGTTGATATCTCCCCGCCCACTTGCCGCCATGTTGTCGCACAATTGCCAGAGCCATGGCATATTTTAAGCtggatcagaaaataacttttgtcTCTCCAGTGACTTccgttcatattttttgttaacttaGGTCCCATGAGGGGGAAGCAGATGGATGTGACTTAGACTTAGATTCCCCCATGCCAGTTGGACGAGTAGCTTGGCACTGTCAGACTCACTAGCATGCTGCAACACTACTTCCATTAAAATCACTTCCAACAGATGAAACCATATCAATTCAAAGAGTTAAGCACAGAAGATAGAAGGTACTGACAACCGGTCACATGGGGTGTGGCACTTGACACATTCAGCACTAATGAACTTCTATTAACTTCTGCAGATGGAACTACAATAATGTTTTAATTCTGggtttttttaactgacaaaTACCTGGGCAGGTACAAACAGGCTGTGCCCCTCTCCTTGACAGACATGCCAGAATTTAGCTAGCACAGCGGCACATGCTTTCCATTTTCCTATTGCACTTTCCTACTACTTCATTGAAAGAGTCGGAAAAGTGGAAAGTGACGGGAAAGTTCCTTGTTTTTAAGAGAACGCTAACATGCTCTGGTGTGTTTgaggtttcatttcattttcagttctGCATATTTTGTGACCATGTGACTCgcaaaactgaaactgaaaggGTGAACTGCGCTATTCTCACTTCTGACGgaacagggaggaggagaatgaATTTGACTATTTTCACTCATCCAGTCAGAGACGCCGCTTCTGTGCAGTGACAGCGTGTCTGTTCACCGAGACCTCCCACACGCAGCTCATGCTAGAGTTGATGATTAGCTTCACCAATCCAGGTACGAGGTGGAGGGATGGTCAAAACAAAAAGCTTACTGGGATTGTGAAAGAAACAGTGAAATAGCATTAGACACAGCAGAAGCTCTGAAAAAAACACTGGTGGTAGTAATGGTAAAGGCAGCAGTGGAATTCAGAGTCATGGCCGCAGACAACAATGGTGACGCCCAGCTATCATCCAAGCAAGAGTGTCTCCAGTGGCTAAGATGAACGTCTTCTCATTTACAGTATGTCTTTATCTCTCACCAAgtacaaccttttgaaatagtgaccAAAGtagaatatttcattgaaaaaaatcctaaaAGCATAGTCCAGAGACACAACTTCAACTTCAGCTGTTTAGTGTTGATTTCAGTCTCATTGTTCATTTCCTCATTGCTCGCTGGTGTCAGTTTCTGCGGGAGGATGTTGTGGCGACTCTGCATACTGTTTCTGCCCACATGCTACCCTTCTGTTTTAGCCAGATCTTGAGCCAGCTCAGTGAAGACAGCCATTGTTTTTTAGGAGCTCAACAGTTTGTAGATATAGTGGTCTTGAAGTGGCCGGGATGAGGACGAAAAAAACACGGCTCTCAGTTGGAAAATTGGGGACTGGCCTGGCTTGATGGAACACAAGAGGCAGAAGAGCTTAAGCATCTTGGGaacttgttcacaagtgagggaatgGCGGAGCTGGATAAGGGCTGCTTCTGTCAGTCTGtcatgaagaaagagctgagccaaaagcccTCCAATAACAGGTTGCTTTGGAGTCCAAATCTCACCTGCAGTCACAAGCCAGAGGTATCACCAGTGTGCATGAGGTCGGCAGCTTGTCTCCGGAGCAGCTTTGGAGTGGAAGTACTGGTGGTTTCCTTTCAAACAGAAGTCCTAACTCTTCACCTCTCACATACAGGCACAACTGCGGGCCAAACACTGCCGGCAGGCAGCAACTCAAGCAGGTACGATCTGAAGCGTTTTCTTCATATGAGACTCACTTTCCGAAGAATACTCTGTCTGGACTTCTGACAGAAAAACAGTACTTGGGAAACATCATTCATCTGGAAGGCGCTCGACGGGACTGGGAGGAAACTCACAGAAGCACGTGTGAGGTATCTCCCACCGCTGCTGaccctctcactcactgtcTATAGTACGTTAACCATGACGCGCCAACGCTCCAGGTGttccagcagctggagggagATCGAATCAGCCAGCTGAGGTGTGCTTTGTGGGACCACTGCAACCACTTCTCAGGGCAGTGTGTGAGAGACGACGAGGTGAGACGGTTTTATCAAGCTCATCGACACCAACCCATCACCTCCTGGCTCCTTCCACCAGCTGTACGAGAAGGTGAGGAAGGTCTTGGAAGAGTGTGACATCACCAAGGACAACAACCACTTCATAGAGACCAAACAAACCGGAACTCATCCGCCAGGTGATTCATGACAGACACGAGGACTGATAACAAGCACAGACCCTCAAACTCTGCTCCTCTGAACAGACCCGGTCATTTTTGAGAGCTACTACCAGACTGGCGGGAACAGAGAGGTCCCAGGGGCAGGAGACGACGTTCCCAGCAGGTGGTTGTTCAAATGGTGAAGAACACTTGCAGGTGTTCTGGACTTGCGTTGAGCTTGGATTCAGAGGAACCCATTGACAGTAATAGGGATGTTGATATGTTATAGGTGCTCTCATCCTTTCCTGAGCCCCGCCACGGATGATGCGAACCGTAACAGTGTTCACATTTCACAGCCAATAGTGGCCTCTGACAGCGACGGTCAGTACTGCACCCAACAGCTTTATTCGACATGCTTCGTttcaaagaagaaaacacagaGTTGGATCTTTCTTTTCATTATGTCtactttgtatatatatatatatatatatatatatatatatatatatatatatatatatatatatatatatatgaaatctGAGATTGAATTGATTTtgaagatttctatttttgtatttatttaatcaatttaaaaatggaatCCAATTAATAACAGTTTTTAATGAAGTTCTTTATGTTAATTAATCGATATTTTTAATTAActgattgtttttttatatatttgctaacaaatatataaatttaGATATATAAATTTAACAGAATCTGTACACATAAGGTGTGACATCAGAGAGGAAGTGCTCCAGTCATGTGCTGCATAAAGCGCGCAGCCATTCAGtctccatcatggatgtttgGGTTGTAATATCACATTGTACAATGAGGTGCATTGGGGAAGAAATTTTAATGGCGATTAATCTGttgattcagtgtttttcaacaccAAACATGAGCAACGTCTCTGCcctaatacaaatattatttttcctGCTCAGTCATGTTTAGAAACATTAtggaaacattcattcaaagaGTTTTTATTCAACGTTTTACCCGTCAGCCCTTCGGTTACGGTAAACTGCTCTTTGCTGTGTCAGCAGATGAGCCCTATGAGGACGGTTACGAACCTGTGCAGGACTTGCAGAGCCCAGCGACCCCGGTCCTGACCGACGAGGACAGCTACATTGTTCTCTTTGACTTTGATGCTCAGGTGACTCACGGTTTGTTAAACAACCGGAGGAGGTATAGAGAGAAACTAAAATTCTTCTCACCGATGATCAGACAGAAGAAGACCTCACCGTGAGCAGAGGAGACGTGATCCGAGTCTTGGATCGAGGAGAGGACGGCTGGTGGCTGATGGAGAAAAACGGGCAGACTGGACTGGTACCTGGCAACTATGTGGGCCGGCCATGAATGTCGCTCCCCAACTGAAAAGTTGCACGCCTGAATGGATGTGTTTCCAACCTAGGACTGGTTGCATTAAGACTACTTTAGAGGCGGTTTTATGAAGTTTCAGTCGAGTTTTATTAAATCATGTCGCACAATTACAGACGTCCCATTTGATTTACTGCAAGTGTGTCAGATTCTGTCTGTCCTCTGACTTCAGCTCAAGTACAGGAGAAGCACGGTTGTTTCTACTGTATGTAGGAGTGTTTATGAAAAGTCTGGCCACCACGAAGGTAATTACTCTGCTCTTCAGTCCTCAACTATAAACTCTGATTTGGCCGAAAGAAAAACTAACAGGAGACCAGCACTTCTGCGACTTGAGTAAACGCATTTCCACAACACCACTTTGCCAAAGAAGACACGAAACATGACACCTAAGGATGACATCGCGGCCTCAATTGcactttcctcataaacaattCCATAGGTTTTGCATCGAAACATAAAGACTGCAAACACGTTAAACACAGAAAGCCACTGAGCTCACATGTGACGTCATGAACTTACCTGCGTTCTCCATTCAGCTCCAGATTTAGCAACGTTAACCGTTTATATTTCTCAAAACCACAATGGCCGACTTCAATTAAATATCATGCATGTTGCTACAACTCATgttatttcattcaaaatcaaattaaacacgTTTTGCCGACACAGTTACtagcactttcttcttcacccgttCGAGCCCCTCACTGGTGTGAGGACAACACCACCACCTAGCGGCCAATATGATAGTGTAAGTTTTATGTTTCATGAGAAAACTTTTTTAAGACGTAAAACCTTTTTATTTCTTGACTGATGAAAAATTAAAGactctgttgttttgtttttaaatcgaAGTACTTTAATAAACACTTGCCAACTGTATACTATTAGGGAATAGTTGTTGAAATAAATGGCCCCAAAAAAAGCATAAAATAatacttttaaaatgacatttcatgTAAGAAAAGAacttgaatttttattttcaagcaaaaaaaacgaaacagaaaaacaacaaaaaacacaactatGGAGACGACACCAAATATTAGAacacaatttcaaaataaaactgaaaaaaaatgatacaaaaCAAAGTAGAACACATTCTATAGGGGCATGGAGAACATTCATGAACAAGTTGTTTTGTGCAAAACTACTACtaacagaataaaaaaacaaccactttgaaatgaatgtctttatttcttctCTCTCATATTTACACGTTTGTCCTGCCATTTTTGCGTTGCTACCTAAATCTAGAGCTCATTGAAACAGcttgaaaatattgaaacagaCGCACAACTTCaccaaaaaaagtataaaataagTGCTTGTATTTCTCAGTGGCGGGCGGAAAAATCTGGTTCTTtcgacaaacacaaacatcgtCAGTAACACTGATAATATCCCAGCTAGAAGCATCGGAAGGAGAAAGGTCACAACTCATACGGGCGGCGGGTCAGTAGTGAAGTCAGATTTGGATTCACAGcatgtcagttaaaaaaaacaacacaacaacacaatgagGTCTGTTCTATATTCATAGTTTTTAGGATTGACTTTTGGGGTCTCTTTATGTTCACATCTTTACAGCCGCAAATGTGCCCAAAACCACCAGCACTTGAGAAAATACATTCTATACACAACACCTCCCCAAAAATGAGCTGCTGCTCATGGTCctccctgtgatgtcatcagcgcgCACGGAAAGAAGCCAATGAGTCATGAAGTAGTGTTTGTAATGAGGACCGTCAAAGTGGCTGTACAGagcgaataaataaataattctgccAAAGCTCCGGCCACATCATCAGTGTTCGCTACTCTATCATGGACCGTGTTAGTGTGCTGGAGCTTGTAATAGAACTACTGCGGGATCTACTGTGGACGCTTCTGGAGATGCTCCCCGGTGTTTCGGCTGGTGATGTCACTTATGCGTAGCTGTTGGTGGTGACTAGCAGCTCATACGCGGGATCGTGACTCCTCCTGCACAGAACCACGCAGGCGCACAGCATGCCCAGCATCTGATGGGAAGAAAGCAAGAGTCAAAAtggaaccaaaataaaaacctaCTTCTAAAtttcagcttaaaaaaaaaaacacgctcaGACCTGTATCGTTGCAAAGGTGAGCGCAGCCCAAATGACGTACATCATGATCTCCTTCAATTTCTTCACAACCAGGGCCTCACAACCCTGGAACAGGAATTTATATTTGAAACAGATCAAGCCCAGGACTGAAAGCCAGGACGACGGGTCAGTACCTCCTGGTAGAGATCTGATGGTCGGGTCAGGGTGCCGGTGCAGTTGCCGATGTTGGGCTGACAACAGCTGACGGGAACACTGTTGTTTTTGGACTCTTTAAACCAGCGAGTGTTCCTCCAGTCGGAGTAGTTGTGGATGCCGCAGCAGTGCAGCTGACGGGACAGAAGCACAGACTTGAAAACACTCGCAAGGACGGCAGCACCAGAAGAGGAATGATGTCCTTTTGAAAATTGTTTACTACATTTGTTGGCCTCTGGC harbors:
- the LOC128759486 gene encoding proline-serine-threonine phosphatase-interacting protein 1-like, whose product is MAPLMFRDAFWGPDLTCHAGYQALTQRLRDGRQMCKDVEDLLKMRAAAEEKYGKELVTIARKAGGHTEICTLKASFEELKTQLESIGNYHVELSEALREEVKKIEAFRERQKEQRKKFESIMEKIQKNKVSLFKKTMESKKYYEQRCREADDAEQGAERNATSVKHAEKAQLRAKHCRQAATQAEKQYLGNIIHLEGARRDWEETHRSTCEVFQQLEGDRISQLRCALWDHCNHFSGQCVRDDELYEKVRKVLEECDITKDNNHFIETKQTGTHPPDPVIFESYYQTGGNREVPGAGDDVPSRCSHPFLSPATDDANRNSVHISQPIVASDSDDEPYEDGYEPVQDLQSPATPVLTDEDSYIVLFDFDAQTEEDLTVSRGDVIRVLDRGEDGWWLMEKNGQTGLVPGNYVGRP